The genomic segment TGATACCCTTCGTCCAGACCCCCCTAACCACCTGGGGTAGATGATACCCTTCGTCCAGACCCCCATAACCACCTGGGGTAGATGATACCCTTCGTCCAGACCCCCATAACCACCTGGGGTAGATGATACCCTTCGTCCGGACCCCCATAACCTACACAGCCAGACCAGGACAGGTCCAGTCTGCTCACTAATGGGCTCCTGTACGGTCCCTCCTGAGCTGTGAGGAAGAGCTGAGCCGGTCTGGTGAGCCGGTCTGGTGAGCCGCTCACTGAGCCGCTCACTGAGCCGCTCACTGAGCGCTCCACTGAGCAGGTCTGGTCCACACAGCCCTTAGCTGACCTCTTGGTGACCTGAAGGGAGGTCAGCAGAACACATGTCCGGCGCCTGCAGCCTCTAATTCCAGCAGAGCGGCCGATGATTTAAGGGCTGACCCGCACTCCCAAAATGTGAGCGAGCATCAAAATGTGCTTTTCTGATATGTTGAGTAATCCAGTAATCCTTAATCTGCTCCTCCATCTGGAGCGCCGAGCGACCTGCTAGGACCCCCGcctaccccacctcctcctccacctccgccatctcccctacctcctccacctccccaacctcccccggctcctcctccacctaccccacctccccctggctcctcctccacctaccccacctcccccggctcctcctccacctaccccacctcctacacctcccccatctcccccggCTCCTATTCCTCCccaaccacccccacctcctccacctcatcatccaccccctccactgcctcctccacctccccccctcctcctccaccccctccacctcctccacctccacctcctgcttaTGTAACATGGAGGAAATTATCCTGGTTCTGACTCTCAGTAGAGCTAGTGGGACGGAtgacatagagagagggagagagagagagagagagagagagagattgagagagagagagagagagggagagagagggagagagagagagagagagagagagagagagagagagagagagagagagagagagagagagagagagagagagggagagagagagagagagagagagggagagagagagagagagagagagagagagagagagagagagagcgcagagagagagcagagagagagacagggagggacagacagagagacagacacagagagagagacattgtgtGTTACCTGGACCTCCATGGCCTCCCAGTAGATCTCAGAGGCTGTGATGTTGTTGGTCTCCCAGAACATCTGGGTGGCGTTGCTGGGGTCTGCTGGCTCCACACAGGAACACCTGGAGGACAACATCTGGTTCACCCGCTCCTACCGTAGTCCCACCCCAGGTCATGGTCCTACCGTAGTCCCACCCCAGGTCCTACCCTGGTCCCGCCCCCGGTCCTACCTTAGTCCCGCCCCCGGTCCTACCCTGGTCCCGCCCCCGGTCCTACCCTGGTCCCGCCCCCGGTCCTACCCTGGTCCCGCCCCCGGTCCTACCCTGGTCCCGCCCCCGGTCCTACCCTAGTCCCGCCCCCGGTCCTACCCTAGTCCCGCCCCCGGTCCTACCCTGGTCCCGCCCCCGGTCCTACCCTGGTTCCGCCCCCGGTCCTACCCTGGTCCCGCCCCCGGTCCTACCCTGGTCCCGCCCCCGGTCCTACCCTGGTCCCGCCCCCGGTCCTACCCTGGTCCCGTCCTAGAGAGCGGctctctgtgcgtgcgtgcgtgcgtgcgtgcgtgcgtgcgtgcgtgcgtgcgtgcgtgcgtgcgtgcgtgcgtgcgtgcgtgcgtgcgtgcgtgcgtgcgtgcgtgcgtgcgtgcgtgcgtgcgtgcgtgcgtgcgtgcgtgcgtgcgtgcgtgcgtgcgtgcgtgcgtgcgtgcgtgcgtgcgtgcgtgcgtgcgtgcgtgcgtgcgtgcgtgcgtgcgtgcgtgcgtgcgtgcgtgcgtgcgtgcgtgcgtgcgtgcgtgcgtgcgtgcgtgcgtgcgtgcgtgcgtgcgtgcgtgcgtgcgtgcgtgcgtgcgtgcgtgcgtgcgtgcgtgcgtgcgtgcgtgcgtgcgtgcgtgcgtgcgtgcgtgcgtgcgtgcgtgcgtgcgtgcgtgcgtgcgtgcgtgcgtgcgtgcgtgcgtgcgtgcgtgcgtgcgtgcgtgcgtgcgtgcgtgcgtgcgtgcgtgcgtgcgtgcgtggacgTACGAGTACAGGGACAGCCTGGCCAGGTCGTTGCCCCGGTTGAAGGGGTAGTGCCTCCCCAGGTGGACCAGCTTCTCCAGCGCCTCGTAGATGAAGATGATGCAGATGAGCGAGGCGAAGGCCTCCTCGGTGAAGCGCGTGATGTAGCACACCAGGGAGCTGGCGTCCGTGGCAACCAGCAGCACGCACAGGAAGGCCGTCCACAGCCCGATGCACGTCCTCAGAGACAGGTAGGACAGGCCGTACTCCCTGTAGGACATATAGCCTACTGCAGGGTCACATGACTCAGGTAGGACAGGTAGGGCAGCCTACTGCAGGGTCACATGACTCAGGTAGGACAGGTAGGGCAGTCTAGAAGCAGCGTTAGCAGCAGGTCTGCTAGCGTTAGCAGCAGGTCTGCTAGGCTGGTGACAGCTGTGAGGAGTGGGGCCAAGGCAGTAAAGGGGCTAGAGAGGTAGACTGACAGCTGGGCTGGCCAATCATTTCATTAGGGCCGAATGAAATGATTGGCTACTTGGAAGAGGCCTACTGAGACACTGGGGCTGGGGAGAGGCCGACTGAGACACTGGGGAGAGGCCTACTGAGACACTGGGGAGAGGCCTACTGAGACACTGGGGAGAGGCCTACTGAGACACTGGGGCTGGGGAGAGGCCTACTGAGACACTGGGGCTGGGGAGAGGCCTACTTGCAGAACTTGAAGAGGATCTTCTCGAAGACGAGCACGGGGCCGGTGCTGCCCAGGATGGTGAGGGGCTGGCCGGCGAACAGCGAGTAGGCCACGCCCGTCATGGACGCGCCGAACAGAGACTCGATGGCACTCTGGACCaggagagaacacacaacactgcataagctctctctctctctctctctctctctgtctctctctctctctgtctctctctctctctctctctctctctctctctctctctctctctctctctctctctctctctctctctctctctctctctcccccctaacccctaacccctaggcCTCCTAATCCCTAACCCCTAGGCCTCCTAACCCCTAAACCATAGGCCCCTAACTCCTAactcctaacccctaacccgTAGGCCTCCTACGGCATGCTCTATCCTTTAGGCCTCTTAGAGACGTCTCTGAATGCCCTGCATGGTGCTTTGGAGAAAAGGGTTTCCTCAAGTACTAAATTCTAACAAAAAGTGTTTCCATCTTGTCTTCAGTTTGTATAATTTGTAAATAGTGATGTCTAAGGCAGTGTCTCCATGGTGATGTCTAAGGCAGTGTCTCCATGGTGATGTCTAGGGCACTGTCTCCATGGTGATGTCTGGTGGTGTAGGGGCGGAGCCTCACGATGCGACCCTCTGTGGCCTCCCCCAGCAGCCCTCCGAAGGTGATGACGGGGGACATGCAGGCGCAGTAGAGGAAGAGCAGGGAGGCCAGGCACTGGAGGCTGAAGGCATCGCTGTAGTCTGACAGGTAGTGGGGCGCCTTCCGCCGCACGTCAAGGAGAAGACCCCCGAACAGcctgggggcacacacacggcTCAGCGCTGGACCGGGGTTACCACGGCAACCGGGCCCCTCAAACCAGGACACCCAGAAGCTCCAAACAGGAGAATACCTTTCACACGCATCTCTAAGACAATGTGTGTTGAAGTGTTTCCTCCCAGCAGCATTGTGATCCTGCAAAGCTCACTGCTGCTGGGGGGTCATGGAAACCCCTTCACGACCAGCTCCGCCCTCCATGACCGACGGACCGACgggccgaccgaccgaccgaccggcCGACgggccgaccgaccgaccgaccgacggGCCGACCGACgggccgaccgaccgaccgaccgacggGCCGACCGACgggccgaccgaccgaccgacggGCCGACCGACgggccgaccgaccgaccgaccgacggGCCGACCGACgggccgaccgaccgaccgacggGCCGACGGGCCGACCGACgggccgaccgaccgaccgaccgacggGCCGACCGACgggccgaccgaccgaccgacggGCCGACCGACgggccgaccgaccgaccgaccgacggGCCGACCGACgggccgaccgaccgaccgacggGCCGACGGGCCGACCGACgggccgaccgaccgaccgaccgacggGCCGACCGACgggccgaccgaccgaccgacggGCCGACgggccgaccgaccgaccgCTCTATGATAGATATATGATAGATATAGCTCTATGATAGATACATGATAGATATAGCTCTATGATAGATGTATAATAGATTTATCTCGATGATAGATATATGATATAGATGTATAAAACATAGATCTGACCGGCCCGTGCGTTCCAGCTCTGGACCTCCGTGTCCACCGggctcatcttcctcttctaGAACACAGCTCTTCCTCCTGCCCTCCTGCACCCAGCGTGACATCATCATCAGACTCCTGTTATATCATCTTcagactacagctgtttttAATTAAACCTAAAAACctatcttttaaaaaaaaatattttgctaAATTTTCTTTAATAGGCTCTCCTTTTATCCATTTATTGGTATTTTTTAAGAATTGTTTTAATTGCTTTTATTCTCATAGATTTTATTCTTACTTCTCTAGCACTTTAAGATTCTAGTAATATGAAGGGCAATGCAGatgaaatatattattattattattatcatcattatcatcatcatcatcatcattattattattcagcatCACCATCATTATTATTCAGCATCACATTTGTCAACTACTGTTACATTCTTTGTCAACTGCTGCTACATTCAAATGGTAGTTTCTTCTGTAGTACATTCTGGGGTAGTTTACTGCAGTAGTTTACTGTAGCAGTACATTCTGTGGTAGTTTACTGCAATAGTTTACTGTAGAAGTACATTCTGAGGTAGTTTACTGTAGCAGTACATTTTGCGGTACTTTACTGCAGCAGTACATTCTGCGGTAGTTTACTGCAGTAGTTTACTGTAGCAGTACATTCTGTAGTAGTTTACTGTAGCAGTACATTCTGCGGTAGTTTACTGTAGCAGTACATTCTGGGGTAGTTTACTGCAGCAGTACATTCTGGGGTAGTTTACTGCAGTAGTTTACTGTAGCAGTACATTCTGTAGTAGTGTACTGCAGTAGTTTAATGTAGCAGTACATTCTGGGGTAGTTTACTGTAGCAGTACATTCTTCGGTAGTTTACTGCAGTAGTTTACTGTAGCAGTACATTCTGTAGTATTTTACTGCAGTAGTTTACTGTAGCAGTACATTCTGGGGTAGTTTACTGTAGCAGTACATTCTGCGGTAGTTTACTGCAGTAGTTTACTGTAGCAGTACATTCTGTAGTAGTTTACTGCAGTAGTTTAGTGCAGCAGTACATTCTGCAGTAGTTTACTGCAGCAGTACATTCTGGGGTAGTTTACTGCAGCAGACTGACCTGGGAGGGCACGTGTTTGGGGGGCTCTATGCGGATGGAGGGGTCCCACTCCCCAGGGGGCAGGACGGTCACCTGATCGAGGAACTCATCGATCCCAGCGATCAGATCGGTACGATCTTTGGCTTTGTAGGCGACGTCATGGAAAACCTGGACGTGGATCAGGTGATGATAGGGACGTGGATCAGGTGAAGATACGGACGTGGATCAGGTGATGATAGGGACGTGGATCAGGTGAAGATACGGACGTGGATCAGGTGATGATAGGGACGTGGATCAGGTGAAGATACGGACATGGATCAGGTGATGATAGGGACGTGGATCAGGTGAAGATACGGACGTGGATCAGGTGATGATAGGGACGTGGATCAGGTGAAGATACGGACATGGATCAGGTGATGATAGGGACGTGGATCAGGTGATGATACTTCATAATACTTATAAGCCATGTATAAGGCATGTTTATTGATGGGTATGAGGGGTGGGTCGTTACCTCGTCGGTCATGAGGGTGGCTATGGAGCGACCCATCTCATGGTACTGGGGCCCTCGGCCCAGGGGCCCCAGCAGGATGAAGAGGAACCTGGCGGGGACCATCGTCatcactactacagtactatacAGGACTATCAACACATCTCCAGCCACCACCGCTCCGCAGCACTATCAGCACTGCCTTCCTACCAGTACATGGTGGAGCAAAATCTATCTGGAGCTGCCTGACAGGTCGCGTGCTGCCAGATGTTCTGCCAGGTGTGGTCTGATTGGTGTCGTTACCTGGTCGTCATGGGGACCTCCgtcaggtgggggaggggttctGGGGGGGGGTCAGTACCTGGTCATGATGGGGACCTCCgtcaggtgggggaggggttctGGGTGGGGTCAGTACCTGGTCGTCATGGGGACCTCCgtcaggtgggggaggggttctGGGTGGGGTCAGTACCTGGTCATGATGGGGACCTCCGTCAGGCCGTGGAGCAGCACGGCGGGGGACAGGCGGACGAACGCCACCACTGGCCGGGTCAGgaactccacctcccccacagcACGTTGCAGGCCTCGGCCCCCGCCGGGATCTTCTTCATGAAGTGGAGATCCACCTGGAGgtagatatagatatacatcATATAGAATATTAATGCATCCCAGTCATCATGTAGAGGGGacaccgcaaacatcactgcggtgggCCGATCCtacagatttgcactttacaacatccgcaggatccggcccttcctcacaaggagGCAtatcagcttctagtccaatcactggtcagctcagcttctagtccaatcactggtcagctcagcttctagtccaatcatgGTCACCTCCCGCCacgactactgcaactcgctCCTAGCTGGACTCCCTGCCTCTGTGTTTAAACCTTTGAAGcacatccagaatgcggcagcgcgcctcatgttcaacctaccgaagttctcgcatgtgacccccctcttccgggacctccactggctccctgtagtagctcgcatcagattcaagatgatggtactgacctacaaggcagtcgatggaactgcccctccctacctccaagcgttggtaaagccacacacacCGAGTCGATCCctctgttttgggacctcagtggtggaacgagctccctgccgatgtccggatcgcagagtcgctcaccagcttccacaAAAGACTCAAACCCCACCTgtttcagagttcacctcgactctgcatagctacccatgaatgggttagcctagcgattgttagtacttgcacttggttctatgaacatctttactgtactgacagcaatatattgtttcacttcttatgacaaatgtacttattgtaattcgctttggataaaagcttctgctaaatgccctaaatgtaaatgtagatacTAAGAGATTAGCTGTCCCCTTGTAGCTTAACGATGCAATAGCTCCCTATAggatgaatgtatgaatgttcCGCTTCTATTAATATCCTTAGCATTATGGATTTCACCTAGTTTATATAAACAGGATGGAGCTATTCTTTGGCTCTGTGCTGAATGTAAGCAGTCATTGCACTCAGTAGTATTAATAGTATTAGCATGGCAGCTGTGCAGGTCCATTGTTATGCAGCATGGAGTTTCGCTGGTTTGTGAGGAGCGTCTCTACGAGATGTTTCTGAGTTTGGCTCATGTCCCTTGGCTCACTGGCACACTGCAGGCCCAGTGCAGCCGTCTACAGCAGCCGTCAGACACCTCCTCGTGTTTGTGTTCTCAAAGCAGCAGGGCAGCATAAGGATCAGAGCAGACGTTTGCACACATTTCAACAATGCAATCATCCAGCGTGACTAATCTGTATGAAAGTAGTGACAGAATCCTATACAAGCATCACTGACATATCTTCACATTTAGACACATTTTCTTCCTAATTGAGTTTATTACATACAGGATTTTGCTTTAATCTTGTGTTTAAAGACAAACTCTGGCCTAAAACAATTGAACATCATCAAGGTAGATAGAGGATTGAGGTACAACGGAGGTCCTCTGTGAGTTTGTCGGACTGCAGTAGTTAGCGCAGGGTTCAGTAGGAGAGTCTTCAGATCACATGTTGTTTTATCAGTTTAGATGCTCTGTCTCGGAATAATGCGCCATCGGTTGTTCAAAGAAGGTCTGAGAGGCTCAGGACCAGTCAGATAGCATTTCATTACATACCCTTTCTGCTTTGCACATGTATACTAATAACCATGTATTACTATGCAGATCAGTGTGTCACaggcgtttgctcaaaaaaggttgagaaccaatGTTCTACATCCTAGTGTTTAGCCTGGATCTTAACATGATGAAGGCTGAAGGATGGTCATGATGCTGTTCAGTGGCAGTGAGAGCTGATGAGCTTCACCTCTTAGGTTTCACATGGTCCCCATAATCTTATGAAATGATAATGGTTATTGTGGTGGCTTTATCATATACCACCATCATATAGCATGGCTCTAATCCTAATCTAATAGAGGGATTTCCAAAGAATCAGGTTGGATTGATTGATACCAACagtacacacattaatataGGACGGTGTGTTGTATTCTGACCCACTTGAGCAAGACAATGAACACATGAAGGAGAATGGAAGATGTTAAAGGGAGAGCGAACCTTAGCAGGAGAACTTCAACAGGATCTTTTATTACAACCTCAATAAGGAGACTccattttatatttaaaataccTTCCTCATCTGTGATCCACTGCATACTGCCGTGATCTCCATGATCCTTTACTAAACCAAGCCTACTGGTCCATGATACCTTACTCAACCCAGCCTACTGGTCCATGATACCTTACTAAACCCAACCTACTGGCCCATGTGTCTGCAATACCTTACTCAACCCAGCCTACTGGTCCATGATACTTTACTAAACCCAGCCTACTGGTCCATGATACTTTACTAAACCCAGCCTACTGGTCCATGATACTTTACTAAACCCAGCCTACTGGTCCATGATACTTTACTAAACCCAGCCTACTGGTCCATGATACTTTACTAAACCCAGCCTACTGGTCCATGATACTTTACTAAACCCAGCCTACTAGTCCATGCTACCTTACTAAACCCAGCCTACTGGTCCATGCTACCTTCCTCAACCCAGCCTACTGGTCCATGCTACCTTCCTCAACTCAGCCCAGTGGTCCATGTGTCTGAGGGAGGACGGTACCTTGCTAAAGTCCACCATACTGTCGTCTCCCCTCCCATCTGGAGCTGCCAGCTGGTTCTGGAGGACGCGAGCTGACCTGGAACACAGACCGAGGGACAGGAGCTCTTCAAATGTCCAGGGACAAACCTCCTCTCCATATGTCGTTTGATCATCCATCCTCCTCTGAGCTCAGCCAAAATGTATAAAATAGATTTNNNNNNNNNNNNNNNNNNNNNNNNNNNNNNNNNNNNNNNNNNNNNNNNNNNNNNNNNNNNNNNNNNNNNNNNNNNNNNNNNNNNNNNNNNNNNNNNNNNNAAACTAACTCATAACTCTGAATGAATCTGATCAAAGACAGTCTTAAACATCACTCTGAAACTAACTCATAACTCTGAATGAATCTGATCAAAGACAGTCTTAAACATCACTCTGAAACTAACTCATAACTCTGAATTAATCTGATCAAAGACAGTCTTAAACATAACTCTGAAACTAACACATAACTCTGAATGAATCTGATCAAAGACAGTCTTAAACATAACTCTGAAACTAACTCATAACTCTGAATGAATCTGATCAAAGACAGTCTTAAACATCACTCTGAAACTAACTCATAACTCTGAATTAATCTGATCAAAGACAGTCTTAAACATAACTCTGAAACTAACACATAACTCTGAATGAATCTGATCAAAGACAGTCTTAAACATAACTCTGAAACTAACTCATAACTCTGAATGAATCTGATCAAAGACAGTCTTAAACATCACTCTGAAACTAACTCATAACTCTGAATGATTCCGTTTGGAGTCAGGCAAAAGAATCGGCAAATCTTGCATCTCGCTGGGCGTGGCTGTTCTGTTGTCCCTTCCTTCAGTTCTCCGATCTCCACAGAACCCTAGGTATTAACGTTTTGTTGGCTGTTGCTTACTTCCCACcttcacacaatcacaccatTAGATAAGTGAATGAGAGGATGAGGCCGCTGGATGGGATGCTACAAGATGTATGAGATAAGCAAACTAACGGGTTCAGACTTTATCATACCTCATCTCCGTTGCTTTAAGATCTGCATCACTGCCGCTTTAAGCTCTGCATCACTGCTGcttttaaaggggtagttcggaattttggacatagggcctgattcccaagtgagctttggtattctttatcactggagacagttttcaacccatttcattcagtctttctagttgcagagttcactcgtgctaggctagcgcaagtcaacgggcaatgctagcctgctattaaaaacagtgttacccactccacagtacacccgaggtaaatcaattataacgacagactataaatttaaatgtctgtttatagaatgttagaaataaaaccaaccttgcattgcattgcattttgagggaattacTGGGtcacagcagcagtgttatattcctggtagtaggctacggcagcggcggactgatacctaggttaccggctctagtttgtttacctgccgctgtcattgcaacaaacgcagagtacagtgaacgaaggaattctattagcgtattcaattaacaagatatggccacgtttggaggaCTTAGCGATGCatttgcttttgaagacgattatgaggaatttgttgtatccaaccaaccgtacatgtacgagccgatgttttgatgtccaagccagcagcaacaagccacagttgagtcctttctggatctcgcactggaaattggtggaaactttgtggtgcccatctgttgcgtatatttctacaatttctaaaagcacactgaaccaccatGTTGCCTTGTcgttctgtcccacgcttctctgtttacgttcttctgtcgtgattcggttacaaaactaaccggcgcatagtaaaattccgcttctgctgagaaagtagtccctcgatgattcatgcgatgcaaggttagttttatttctaacattattctatcaacacagacatttaaatctatagtctggcgttataattgatttacctcggtttgtactgtggagtgggtaacactgtttttaatagcaggctagcattgcccgttgacgtgcgctagcctagcaccagcgaactctgcaactagaaagactgaatgaaatgggttgaaaactgtctccagtgataaagaataccaaagctcacttgggaatcaggccctatgtccaaaattccgaactacccctttaagctcTGCATCTCTGTTGCTTTAAGCTCTGCATCACTGTTGCTTTAAGCTCTGCCTCACTGCTACTTTACGCTCTGCTTTAGGCTCTGCATCACTGCTGCTTTAAGATTTCCTTTAAGCTCTGCATCACTGCCGCTTTAAGATCTCCTTTAAGCTCTGCATCACTGCTGCTTTAAGCTCTACATCACTGCTGCTTTAAGCTCTGCATCTCTGCTGCTTTAAGCTCTACATCACTGCTGCTTTATGATCTCCTTTAAGCTCTGCATCTCTGCTGCTTTAAGATCTCCTTTAAGCTCTGCATCACTGTTGCTTCAAGCTCTGCGTCAGTCCACCTCCAGAAGCCCCCAGCCCATGTCCAATGAGATTCCCCGTTAAAAATGAAGAtggaatatatatacataaatgatATGGAaactaatactaataataatgatgtaTTCTCAATCAATTATTTGTACCCCTAAAGAGTAATTAATTCAGTCAGAAGTATTTGAAGTGTCATAGTCAGATGGAGGATGATCACCATTAGGACGGGAAAACAAGGATTCAAACCCACGCCCTTGGGCTGGGAGGGGCCACCATTCTTTAGTTTGGTCGAAGGAGAACTGGTGGGCGTGGCAGTGGATCATACGGGGTCATGTGACTCAGTTCACTTTCATTCATAAGAATAATTAGTAGATTTGAAAACACATGACCAAACAAGGGAAGGTTTAATAACTGATATTTGACATTTGATTAAATGGAgttcattggtgtgtgtgtgtgtgtgtgtgtgtgtgtgtgtgtgtgtgtgtgtgtgtgtgtgtgtgtgtgtgtgtgtgtgtgtgtgtgtgtgtgtgggtgcgcactTGTGTGTCACCATAATCTGCGTCTCATTTTAAATATAATGCGGACAAAGGTCACCTGATTAAATTTGGTAGATTATGAGGCATCTGTTAAAAGCTTTGCGTTATTACATAACATTAAGAACACCAGCAGAAACACATCaataaacacatacatgtaAACAGGCACCTGAAAGATACACATGTAAACATACACAGGTAAGCATACACGTGTAAAAATGTACACTTGTAAACACACACGTGTAAACatacatgtagacacacacacacctttaaacgTACACGTGTTAACATACAtctgtaaacaaacacacgtgtAAACAGGACTTAAGAAGCAAAACATTACGGTCAGAACATTTAACCAAATACAAGCCAAGGTGAATTAACTCAGAAGGTCTCTGAGTAAGAACCGGCGGTTCATTAATGAACTCTGAGCGAAGAACAGGAGACCCTGGAACGGCTCTGAGCTGCAGTAAAGAACAGTACCGTGGGTAGGGGCGGCTCTGAGCTGCAGTAAAGAACAGTACCGTGGGTAGGCTCTGAGCTGCAGTAAAGAACAGTACCGTGGGTAGGCTCTGAGCTGGAG from the Gadus macrocephalus chromosome 20, ASM3116895v1 genome contains:
- the slc4a10b gene encoding LOW QUALITY PROTEIN: sodium-driven chloride bicarbonate exchanger (The sequence of the model RefSeq protein was modified relative to this genomic sequence to represent the inferred CDS: inserted 1 base in 1 codon), producing MDDQTTYGEEVCPWTFEELLSLGLCSRSARVLQNQLAAPDGRGDDSMVDFSKVDLHFMKKIPAGAEACNVXVGEVEFLTRPVVAFVRLSPAVLLHGLTEVPIMTRFLFILLGPLGRGPQYHEMGRSIATLMTDEVFHDVAYKAKDRTDLIAGIDEFLDQVTVLPPGEWDPSIRIEPPKHVPSQEGRRKSCVLEEEDEPGGHGGPELERTGRLFGGLLLDVRRKAPHYLSDYSDAFSLQCLASLLFLYCACMSPVITFGGLLGEATEGRISAIESLFGASMTGVAYSLFAGQPLTILGSTGPVLVFEKILFKFCKEYGLSYLSLRTCIGLWTAFLCVLLVATDASSLVCYITRFTEEAFASLICIIFIYEALEKLVHLGRHYPFNRGNDLARLSLYSCSCVEPADPSNATQMFWETNNITASEIYWEAMEVQDCVDKRGEFVGSACGPHGPYVPDVLFWCVVLFFSTVIMSAFLKDFKFSSYFPTKVRAIISDFAVCITIFTMVLVDYALGVPSPKLKVPSVFKPTRDDRGWYVSPLGPNPWWTAVVALVPALLCTILIFMDQQITAVIINRKEHKLKKGCGYHLDLLVVAVMLGVCSLMGLPWFVAATVLSISHVNSLKLESECSAPGEQPKFLGIREQRFTGLMIFTLMGCSVFMTSVLKFIPMPVLYGVFLYMGASSLKGIQFYDRLRLFFMPAKHQPDLIYLRHVPLRKVHLFTVIQLSCLLLLWTIKTSKAAIVFPMMVLALVFIRKLMDCFFTKREMSWLDDLMPENKKKILEDEEDEVEEQSILGEEDTALPLKDYEALSPVINITDEMSKGCFGSAWNAERSGD